A window of Solanum stenotomum isolate F172 chromosome 3, ASM1918654v1, whole genome shotgun sequence contains these coding sequences:
- the LOC125859046 gene encoding ATP synthase subunit alpha, chloroplastic-like, whose translation MVTIRADEISNIIRERIEQYNREVKIVNTGTVLQVGDGIARIHGLDEVMAGELVEFEEGTIGIALNLESNNIGVVLMSDGLLIQEGSSVKATGRIAQIPVSEAYLGRVVNALAKPIDGRGEISASEFRLIESAAPGIILRRSVYEPLQTRLIAIYSIIPIGRGQRELIIGDKQIGKTTVATDTILNQQGQNVIGVYVAIGQKTSFVAQVVTTLQERGAMEYTIVVAETVDSPATLKGTFPLPSHFELRRCESAFISISL comes from the coding sequence ATGGTAACCATTCGAGCTGATGAAATTAGTAATATTATCCGTGAACGTATTGAACAATATAATAGAGAAGTAAAGATTGTAAATACTGGTACCGTACTTCAAGTAGGCGATGGCATTGCTCGTATTCACGGTCTTGATGAAGTAATGGCGGGTGAATTAGTAGAATTTGAAGAGGGTACAATAGGCATTGCTTTGAATTTGGAATCAAATAATATTGGTGTTGTATTAATGAGCGATGGGTTGTTGATACAAGAAGGAAGTTCTGTAAAAGCAACGGGCAGAATTGCTCAGATACCCGTGAGTGAGGCTTATTTGGGTCGTGTTGTAAATGCCCTGGCTAAACCTATTGATGGTAGAGGTGAAATTTCAGCTTCTGAATTTCGATTAATTGAATCTGCCGCCCCCGGTATTATTTTGCGCCGTTCCGTATATGAGCCTCTTCAAACCAGACTTATTGCTATTTATTCGATAATCCCTATAGGACGTGGTCAACGAGAATTAATTATTGGGGACAAACAGATCGGTAAAACAACAGTAGCCACAGATACGATTCTCAATCAACAAGGTCAAAATGTAATAGGTGTTTATGTAGCTATTGGGCAAAAAACGTCTTTTGTGGCCCAGGTAGTAACTACTTTACAGGAAAGGGGAGCGATGGAATACACTATTGTGGTAGCCGAAACGGTGGATTCCCCTGCTACATTAAAAGGAACCTTTCCTCTCCCCAGTCATTTCGAGTTAAGAAGATGTGAAAGCGCATTTATCTCTATAAGTCTATAA